A region from the Aegilops tauschii subsp. strangulata cultivar AL8/78 chromosome 5, Aet v6.0, whole genome shotgun sequence genome encodes:
- the LOC109731413 gene encoding large ribosomal subunit protein eL15y: protein MGAYKFVSELWRRKQSDVMRFVQRVRCWEYRQQPAIVRITRPTRPDRARRLGFKAKQGYVVYRIRVRRGGRKRPVPKGIVYGKPKHQGITQLKFQRNKRSVAEERAGRRLGGLRVLNSYWVNEDSTYKYFEVILVDVAHSAVRNDPRINWLCKPVHKHRELRGLTSAGKKFRGLRGKGHRHHKNRPSRRATWKRNQTVSLRRYR from the exons aTGG GCGCGTACAAGTTCGTGTCGGAGCTATGGAGGAGGAAGCAGTCGGACGTGATGAGGTTCGTGCAGCGCGTGCGTTGCTGGGAGTACAGGCAGCAGCCGGCCATCGTGCGCATCACCAGGCCCACCCGCCCCGACAGGGCTCGCCGTCTCGGCTTCAAGGCCAAGCAG GGGTATGTGGTCTACCGTATCCGTGTCAGGCGTGGTGGCAGGAAGAGGCCAGTGCCCAAGGGTATTGTCTATGGTAAGCCCAAGCACCAGGGTATTACCCAGCTCAAGTTCCAGAGGAACAAGAGGTCTGTTGCTGAAGAAAGAGCTGGGCGCAGGCTGGGTGGTCTTCGTGTGCTCAACTCCTACTGGGTGAATGAG GACTCTACCTACAAGTACTTTGAGGTCATCCTTGTTGATGTTGCTCACAGTGCTGTCCGCAACGACCCAAGGATCAACTGGCTCTGCAAGCCCGTGCACAAGCACCGTGAGCTTCGCGGACTCACGTCGGCGGGAAAGAAATTCCGTGGTCTGCGTGGCAAGGGCCACCGCCACCACAAGAACAGGCCCTCAAGGAGAGCCACCTGGAAGCGCAACCAGACCGTCTCCCTCCGCCGCTACCGTTAA
- the LOC109731414 gene encoding carbamoyl phosphate synthase small chain, chloroplastic produces MLPQMRPLPSSPAIHAVHRRTSPAPPSIRGLGQHGRVALVRTTAPVVCRSVASPAANQGAPAVERPWKLSDARLVLEDGSVWNAKSFGASGTQVGEVVFNTSLTGYQEILTDPSYAGQFVLMTNPHIGNTGVNSGDEESIKCFLGGLIVRSLSICTSNWRCTETLDEYLRKRNIMGIYDVDTRAITRRLREDGSLIGVLSTDQSLKDKELLEMAKNWKIVGVDLISDVTCDAPYEWVDKTGSGWEFNDNQSSETFHVVVYDFGVKHNILRRLASYGCKITVVPASWPASDVLNLKPDGVLFSNGPGDPAAVPYAVKTVQEIVGKVPVFGICMGHQLIGQALGGKTFKMKFGHHGGNHPVRDNRTGRVDISAQNHNYAVDPESLPEGVQVTHINLNDQSCAGLVFPKMKLMSLQYHPESSPGPHDSDLAFGEFVELMKNNRL; encoded by the exons ATGCTCCCCCAGATGCGCCCCCTCCCTTCCAGCCCAGCCATCCACGCCGTCCACCGGCGCACCTCCCCCGCGCCGCCCTCTATCCGCGGACTTGGGCAGCATGGCCGAGTGGCCCTCGTGAGGACGACGGCGCCCGTGGTATGCCGCTCCGTCGCCAGCCCGGCAGCGAATCAGGGGGCGCCAGCGGTGGAGAGGCCTTGGAAGCTTAGCGACGCTCGCCTCGTTCTCGAGGACGGCTCCGTGTGGAATGCCAAATCCTTCGGTGCTTCCGGGACTCAAGTCGGCGAGGTGGTTTTCAATACCTCATTGACAGG GTACCAGGAGATTTTGACTGATCCTAGCTATGCTGGTCAGTTTGTTTTGATGACCAACCCTCATATTGGAAACACCGGCGTTAACTCTG GTGACGAAGAATCCATAAAATGCTTCCTTGGTGGCTTAATCGTACGAAGCCTAAGTATATG TACTTCCAACTGGAGGTGCACAGAAACACTTGATGAATATTTGAGAAAGAGGAACATTATGGGCATAT ATGATGTGGACACACGTGCAATTACACGCAGGTTAAGAGAAGACGGCAGTCTCATTGGTGTTCTGAGTACCGACCAGTCTCTCAAAGACAAGGAATTGTTGGAAATGGCCAAAAATTGGAAAATTGTTG GTGTTGATTTGATAAGTGATGTTACATGTGATGCTCCATATGAATGGGTAGACAAGACTGGTTCAGGATGGGAGTTCAACGACAATCAGTCAAGTGAAACTTTTCAT GTCGTTGTGTATGATTTTGGAGTCAAGCATAACATTTTGAGACGCCTGGCATCATATGGATGCAAAATAACTGTTGTTCCAGCAAGCTGGCCTGCTTCAGATGTACTTAATTTGAAGCCTGATGGTGTTCTTTTTAGTAATGGCCCTGGTGACCCAGCTGCAGTTCCATATGCTGTGAAAACAGTACAAGAGATAGTAGGGAAGGTTCCAGTATTTGGTATCTGCATGGGCCATCAATTGATTGGGCAGGCTCTTGGTGGAAAGACATTTAAAATGAAATTTGGTCATCACGGAGGAAACCATCCAGTTCGTGACAACAGGACCGGACGTGTAGACATCAGTGCACAG AACCATAACTATGCTGTGGACCCAGAATCGCTCCCGGAAGGAGTGCAAGTTACACACATCAACCTAAATGACCAGAGCTGTGCTGGTCTTGTGTTCCCCAAGATGAAGCTTATGTCTCTCCAGTACCATCCCGAGTCCTCTCCGGGTCCACATGACTCAGACTTGG CGTTTGGTGAATTTGTGGAGCTGATGAAGAACAACAGATTGTGA